Proteins co-encoded in one uncultured Draconibacterium sp. genomic window:
- a CDS encoding ABC transporter permease: MIINYLKITWKVLMRNKLFTFISLFGISFTLIILIVAASFFDYFTKSNYPADKLLDRITFISYTSSWEKQTGKNSYQNYYSSGGASYYLLDNYARTLKTPVKISINSVSVTQVNSYINSQKLELKIKHTDDEFWNILDFNFVAGRPYNKNEVKDAQKIVVISESLAVKIFNTSQDAIGKLVEIDKINYTIIGVVKDVSISSHYAYGNVWVPITTVKDDLSIKRLNGQYSAILLAKNKGDLPRIENEFQAALKKIEFPIDGKNFVDCHAESVLENFIRQTPVNKNTFNIMLSAIIFILLFIPSLNLISMDTTRISERLSEIGIRKSFGATKITLTGQFLTENIVITIVGGFIAFIFSFIILKFFQPTGIIPSEGFPLNIRIFLTGLLFCFLFGFVSGVLPAYRMSRLQIVESLKGGES; encoded by the coding sequence ATGATAATAAACTATTTGAAAATTACCTGGAAAGTGCTGATGCGCAACAAGCTTTTTACGTTTATCAGTTTGTTTGGCATCAGTTTTACGCTAATCATTCTTATTGTTGCTGCTTCGTTTTTCGATTACTTCACCAAATCGAATTACCCGGCTGATAAGTTGTTGGATAGGATTACATTTATAAGTTATACCAGCAGTTGGGAAAAACAGACTGGAAAAAACAGTTACCAAAATTATTACTCTAGTGGTGGAGCAAGTTACTATTTACTGGATAATTATGCCCGAACATTAAAAACACCGGTAAAAATTTCGATAAATTCGGTATCTGTAACACAGGTAAACAGTTATATTAATTCGCAAAAATTAGAGTTAAAGATAAAACATACCGATGATGAATTCTGGAATATACTGGATTTCAATTTTGTAGCTGGCAGGCCATATAATAAAAATGAGGTAAAAGACGCTCAAAAAATTGTTGTAATATCTGAGTCTCTTGCAGTAAAAATTTTTAACACGAGTCAGGATGCCATTGGAAAGCTGGTAGAAATTGATAAAATTAATTATACTATTATTGGAGTTGTAAAAGACGTTTCTATTTCCAGCCATTATGCGTATGGAAATGTTTGGGTACCTATAACTACTGTGAAAGATGATTTGTCTATTAAGAGGCTTAATGGCCAGTACTCAGCCATTTTACTTGCAAAAAACAAAGGCGATCTGCCCCGGATTGAAAATGAATTTCAGGCAGCGCTGAAAAAAATTGAATTTCCTATCGACGGTAAAAATTTTGTTGACTGTCATGCTGAATCTGTTCTGGAAAATTTTATTCGGCAAACTCCTGTCAATAAGAATACTTTTAATATTATGCTTTCAGCAATTATATTCATTTTGCTGTTTATCCCGTCTCTGAATTTAATCAGTATGGATACCACCCGGATAAGCGAACGTTTATCTGAAATTGGGATTCGGAAATCATTTGGTGCAACTAAAATTACCTTAACTGGTCAGTTTTTAACTGAGAACATTGTTATCACTATTGTCGGCGGGTTCATAGCATTTATTTTTTCATTCATCATACTGAAGTTTTTTCAGCCCACAGGTATTATCCCGTCGGAAGGATTTCCTCTAAATATCCGCATCTTTTTAACCGGCTTGCTTTTCTGTTTTCTGTTCGGATTTGTTTCCGGGGTATTGCCGGCTTACCGTATGTCGCGTTTACAAATTGTTGAATCGTTAAAAGGAGGTGAATCATGA
- a CDS encoding TolC family protein yields the protein MKEVLLKIYVANFFLLLTFFAANAVLGQSYTLSEIIEYAQNNSPEALKIKTVKENKYWQWRTYKSNYKPQLVLNSNFPYQNKNIPVLQNDGSIVYRRVNQSEATVDVSLEQNISLTGGKLYLSSDLSRFDDFDANMHSYSTSPFYIGIEQPVFSFNELKWMNRIEPLKYEESQREFIENNEQIAYNTAYRFFNLLIAQINLRIANSNLQTADTIYKTGQKKYNMGKISRNELLQLKFGVITAQKSKSKAILSRETSQLELSSYTGLPVNEMVTLGIPDQIDYFFIDDSIAVEKALENSQRSLAFKREVLEAQRDVVKAKRESGLNADLQLSYGTTNVANDVTSLYKNPQALQTVNIGVSIPILDWGRAKSKRETALANLKLTEHTVEQDKINFRQEIITQVDNFSMLQDFIEYTREADQTAAERYEIARLRYIANDISLTEYNIALEQKDYARQDYITALRDYWVTYYIIRILTLHDFENNKQLLTIN from the coding sequence ATGAAAGAAGTTTTATTGAAAATATATGTAGCTAACTTTTTCCTTTTATTGACCTTTTTTGCTGCAAATGCTGTTTTGGGCCAGTCATACACTCTCAGTGAAATTATAGAATATGCACAAAATAACTCTCCCGAAGCGCTGAAAATTAAAACGGTAAAAGAGAACAAATACTGGCAATGGAGAACCTATAAATCAAATTATAAACCACAACTTGTGTTGAACTCAAATTTTCCATACCAGAATAAAAATATTCCTGTTTTGCAAAACGACGGAAGTATTGTTTACCGCAGGGTAAACCAGAGTGAAGCTACTGTTGATGTATCGCTGGAACAGAATATCAGCCTTACGGGTGGAAAACTGTACCTGAGTTCGGACCTTAGCCGTTTTGATGATTTCGACGCAAATATGCACAGTTACAGTACTTCTCCGTTCTATATCGGGATTGAACAACCTGTTTTTAGTTTCAATGAATTGAAGTGGATGAATAGGATAGAACCGTTAAAATACGAGGAATCGCAAAGGGAGTTTATTGAAAACAACGAACAAATTGCATATAATACAGCTTATCGTTTTTTCAATTTATTAATTGCGCAGATAAATCTCAGGATAGCCAACTCCAATCTTCAAACCGCAGATACGATTTATAAAACCGGGCAGAAAAAATATAACATGGGAAAAATTTCGCGCAACGAACTTTTACAGTTAAAATTTGGAGTAATCACAGCGCAGAAGTCGAAGTCAAAAGCCATCCTCTCGCGTGAAACTTCGCAACTGGAGTTGAGTTCATATACCGGGTTGCCTGTTAACGAAATGGTTACGCTTGGAATCCCAGATCAAATTGACTACTTTTTTATCGATGATTCAATAGCTGTTGAAAAAGCGCTTGAAAACAGTCAGCGATCGCTTGCCTTTAAACGCGAAGTACTGGAGGCCCAAAGAGACGTGGTAAAAGCCAAACGCGAAAGTGGCCTGAATGCCGACTTGCAATTAAGTTATGGAACAACCAACGTGGCTAACGATGTTACTTCTCTTTACAAAAATCCGCAAGCATTGCAAACTGTTAACATTGGGGTGTCCATTCCTATTCTCGATTGGGGAAGAGCCAAATCAAAGCGCGAAACAGCCCTGGCAAACCTAAAACTGACAGAACATACCGTTGAACAGGATAAAATAAATTTCAGGCAGGAAATAATAACTCAGGTTGATAACTTTAGCATGTTGCAGGATTTTATTGAATATACAAGGGAAGCTGACCAAACAGCAGCAGAGCGCTACGAAATTGCCCGGCTAAGATACATTGCCAACGACATCAGCCTCACCGAATATAACATTGCATTGGAACAAAAAGATTATGCGCGGCAGGATTACATAACAGCTTTGCGCGATTATTGGGTAACCTACTACATAATACGCATACTTACCCTGCATGATTTTGAAAATAACAAACAACTTTTGACAATCAATTAA
- a CDS encoding HlyD family efflux transporter periplasmic adaptor subunit, translating into MDRELSESVKRKRKKKLLIRMAIGVLVFVIIVFSFRQLIRPTIRSGNFSIASVETGDVLATVSASGTVLPEFEEIKTSPISSRIIKIYQSLGSEVNTGDTILTLDINSSNTALEKLKDELALKKNNATKLKLQLEKTIIDLNTQFNIKKLSVESMEADLKEERYLDSIGGGTKEKIEKAELNLKISKLELEQINQTIENSEKAMQADLVGLNYEINIQQNNINELESKIDRATIKADKKGVITSINSQIGQSVNEGEELAKVANLQSYEVDGSISDMHSEKLSNGASVIARINGQTDIDGEVVSISPAIEENLIQFKIKLAQKEHPQLRPNMKVDVFLVTAFKKNVLRIKNGAFYQGGIRQKVFVVENGKLVQKEVEFGESNIDYVEIVNGLSKGDKIVTSDMEDYTKSEQLFIKD; encoded by the coding sequence GTGGACAGAGAATTATCAGAAAGTGTAAAAAGGAAACGCAAGAAGAAGCTTTTAATACGAATGGCCATCGGTGTCCTTGTGTTTGTAATTATCGTTTTTTCTTTCAGGCAACTTATCAGGCCAACAATACGTTCTGGCAATTTTTCAATAGCAAGCGTTGAAACAGGTGATGTTTTAGCTACCGTGTCAGCATCTGGAACAGTTTTGCCCGAATTTGAGGAGATAAAAACAAGCCCAATCTCTTCAAGAATTATAAAAATTTACCAGAGTTTAGGAAGTGAAGTTAATACCGGAGATACTATATTGACTTTAGACATTAACAGTTCAAACACTGCCTTGGAAAAATTGAAAGATGAGCTGGCTTTAAAAAAGAATAATGCAACCAAATTGAAGCTTCAACTTGAAAAAACAATCATCGATTTAAATACCCAATTTAACATTAAAAAGCTAAGTGTGGAAAGTATGGAGGCAGATTTAAAAGAAGAAAGATATCTGGATTCCATCGGAGGAGGAACTAAGGAAAAAATTGAAAAAGCTGAACTCAATTTGAAGATATCAAAACTGGAATTGGAGCAAATTAACCAAACAATCGAAAACAGCGAGAAAGCAATGCAGGCCGATTTAGTTGGGTTGAACTACGAAATTAACATTCAGCAAAACAACATAAATGAGCTGGAAAGTAAAATTGACAGGGCAACAATTAAAGCCGATAAAAAAGGTGTAATTACTTCGATAAACAGTCAAATCGGGCAATCGGTCAACGAAGGAGAAGAACTGGCAAAAGTTGCCAACCTTCAAAGCTACGAAGTAGATGGAAGTATTTCGGATATGCATTCGGAAAAACTGAGCAACGGAGCCTCGGTAATTGCACGCATCAACGGACAAACCGATATTGACGGTGAGGTTGTCAGCATTTCTCCGGCCATAGAAGAAAACCTGATTCAGTTTAAAATCAAGCTTGCACAGAAAGAACATCCTCAACTTCGGCCAAATATGAAAGTTGATGTTTTTCTGGTTACCGCGTTCAAGAAGAATGTATTACGAATTAAAAACGGGGCATTTTACCAGGGGGGAATCCGACAGAAAGTGTTTGTGGTTGAAAACGGTAAATTGGTTCAAAAAGAAGTTGAATTTGGAGAAAGCAACATCGACTATGTAGAAATTGTAAACGGGCTTTCGAAAGGTGATAAAATAGTTACTTCTGATATGGAAGATTATACAAAATCTGAGCAGCTATTCATAAAAGACTGA